The following proteins are encoded in a genomic region of Galbibacter sp. BG1:
- a CDS encoding PepSY-associated TM helix domain-containing protein — protein MAKNKKLNKWLWKWHFIAGIVSLPFILLLAATGVIYLFKAQYEAPIYEPIKKVVVDGAPISYQQQWEIANANAVKKPNSMIVPKTKEESTEFVSGRFGGATSLYVNPYQGNVAGEILPQESFMFKVRKLHGELLMGSFGTKIVELVACWMVVLILTGLFIWWPERGWKVKGYFIPRTNLGKRTFFRDTHAITGFWMSILFLLILAGGLPWTDVWGAGFKKVQEITNTGFPNTWNRFFIEQQPEKATTLSLDQMVAKAKKLDLSGEVKISFPTGKNGVYSISNTNNKDLGSQKMIHFNPYTGKQVLKHNWEDVGFLMRGRMWVMAFHQGQFGQWNWILMLFTGVVLFLMSLSAIISYVLRKRKGDWGIPKVPASFKASNGVVILLALLCIALPLFGFSIILISIFTFAERLYLKSSQTRVND, from the coding sequence ATGGCAAAAAATAAAAAACTTAATAAATGGCTTTGGAAGTGGCATTTTATTGCCGGTATAGTTTCTCTTCCCTTTATTTTGTTACTTGCAGCTACCGGCGTCATCTATCTCTTTAAAGCCCAATACGAGGCTCCTATTTATGAGCCTATTAAAAAAGTTGTGGTTGATGGCGCTCCAATTTCCTACCAACAACAATGGGAAATAGCAAATGCAAATGCGGTAAAAAAGCCTAATTCGATGATAGTGCCCAAAACAAAAGAAGAGAGCACAGAATTTGTATCGGGTAGATTTGGTGGAGCTACAAGTCTTTATGTAAATCCATATCAAGGGAATGTTGCTGGAGAGATTCTCCCTCAGGAGTCTTTTATGTTTAAGGTAAGAAAATTACATGGAGAACTTCTTATGGGCAGCTTTGGGACTAAAATTGTAGAACTAGTTGCTTGCTGGATGGTAGTTTTAATACTAACTGGGTTATTTATATGGTGGCCAGAAAGAGGTTGGAAGGTAAAAGGCTACTTTATTCCTCGCACCAATTTAGGGAAGCGCACATTTTTTAGGGACACACATGCCATAACCGGTTTCTGGATGTCTATATTATTCCTCTTAATCCTTGCTGGAGGGCTACCTTGGACAGATGTTTGGGGCGCAGGATTTAAGAAAGTTCAGGAAATAACCAATACAGGTTTTCCCAACACTTGGAACCGGTTTTTTATAGAACAGCAACCTGAAAAGGCAACTACGCTTTCTCTAGATCAAATGGTTGCAAAAGCTAAAAAGCTGGATCTTTCCGGTGAAGTTAAAATCAGCTTTCCTACAGGTAAAAATGGGGTTTACAGCATTTCAAACACAAACAATAAAGATTTAGGGAGCCAGAAGATGATCCATTTTAATCCCTATACCGGAAAACAAGTTTTAAAACACAATTGGGAAGACGTAGGGTTCCTAATGCGCGGTAGAATGTGGGTTATGGCATTCCATCAAGGCCAGTTTGGCCAGTGGAACTGGATTTTAATGTTGTTCACGGGAGTAGTTCTGTTTTTAATGAGCTTATCTGCAATTATTTCATACGTGCTTAGAAAAAGAAAAGGAGATTGGGGTATTCCAAAAGTTCCGGCCTCTTTTAAAGCAAGTAATGGAGTGGTAATACTTCTGGCCCTCTTGTGTATAGCTCTCCCCCTATTCGGTTTTAGTATAATTTTAATCAGTATTTTTACATTTGCTGAACGTTTATACTTGAAATCATCGCAAACCCGCGTAAATGATTAA
- a CDS encoding single-stranded DNA-binding protein, producing MSGTLNKVMLIGHLGDDVKMNYFEGGNCIGRFPLATNENYTNRQTGERVSNTEWHNIVVRNKAAEVCEKYLSKGDKVYVEGRLKTRQWQGEDGNLRYTTEVQVTDFTFLTNKGDNQGGSQYNQQSSPQGGAKNSQPQTQNKPQAQESAPPYEEEDDDLPF from the coding sequence ATGAGTGGAACTTTAAATAAAGTAATGTTAATCGGTCACCTTGGAGACGATGTTAAGATGAATTATTTTGAAGGGGGTAACTGTATTGGGCGTTTCCCTTTGGCTACCAACGAAAATTATACCAACAGACAAACTGGTGAGCGTGTTTCCAATACCGAATGGCATAACATTGTGGTACGAAATAAGGCTGCAGAAGTTTGTGAAAAGTACCTTAGTAAAGGGGATAAAGTTTATGTGGAAGGCAGGCTAAAAACAAGACAATGGCAAGGGGAAGACGGTAATTTGCGTTACACAACAGAAGTACAAGTTACCGATTTTACCTTTCTTACCAATAAAGGAGACAATCAGGGTGGTTCTCAATACAATCAGCAATCATCGCCACAAGGCGGAGCAAAAAACAGCCAGCCTCAAACCCAAAATAAACCACAAGCGCAAGAGTCTGCACCTCCTTATGAAGAAGAGGACGACGATTTGCCATTTTAA
- a CDS encoding PQQ-binding-like beta-propeller repeat protein, with translation MKQLLLSLGCVLFMQLGFSQREASKTLDFKNNVEDLLVVPFNGITVISDGTKVSGYDPEQEKIIWEKDAPQRTGVDQAANFLQSGPFRMDYTKFNAIESTPFVEKFFDGRLYVLNSYDGKVLFSAEGKAKYFQAEYLFDENSFLLRGVNGMELIIAKYNIPEQKFDWQTTVSATYGETLQKLSKLAGMNNIGIKDKMDHTDDKVFALIKEEFFVLNKETGDLLWKEDEGDVMDFKRSLDGSKVITIKGKGLLSNKNEIMLFDANTGNSIWDKSLTTKNIVLFEDWQDKMLLAHYKGFNFYDYNTGEKVWKKDPKGKGIKSVIPIGTDFLYVYDDEMMLLNKKGEKMWKKDVKICDDEEDPIYFLEKTKNGRVLYITATYANMVDYKTGEKIWRKNLKLNEKRPTFAKYDENSGNFVVYNDEELYKFNEGQAERPEPYAEMKLKDEKDLTSLEIFENNVTITGLSEVVGVDNSGKIIFHNKYKQPGETGRLLKNVGLSVANFGFAVATATVTTETTYRDPQGNEVRSGSSAALFGENAKAIGEAGYLATDVAMAFAQDRFNALQETNKYALIFAKGENGERLLVKVDKETGEELDKVIINDLKPVYDVDHVSDDIYYSTDNHVKIFKSK, from the coding sequence ATGAAACAACTACTACTTAGCCTAGGTTGCGTTCTGTTTATGCAACTAGGCTTCTCCCAACGGGAAGCTTCCAAAACACTGGACTTTAAAAACAACGTAGAAGATCTTCTGGTTGTTCCCTTTAATGGAATCACTGTAATTTCTGATGGAACCAAAGTTTCTGGGTACGACCCAGAGCAAGAAAAAATTATCTGGGAAAAAGACGCTCCTCAGCGCACCGGTGTAGATCAAGCTGCAAACTTCTTACAGTCTGGTCCTTTTCGAATGGATTACACAAAATTCAACGCCATAGAATCTACTCCATTTGTAGAAAAATTCTTCGACGGCAGACTTTATGTGTTAAACAGTTACGATGGAAAAGTACTTTTCTCTGCAGAAGGTAAAGCAAAATATTTCCAAGCTGAATACTTGTTTGACGAAAATTCCTTTTTACTAAGAGGTGTTAATGGGATGGAACTCATTATTGCAAAGTACAATATCCCCGAACAGAAGTTCGATTGGCAAACAACCGTTTCTGCTACTTATGGTGAAACTTTACAAAAACTTAGCAAACTAGCGGGGATGAACAATATTGGAATAAAAGACAAAATGGATCATACCGATGATAAAGTATTCGCTCTTATTAAAGAGGAGTTTTTTGTTCTTAATAAAGAGACTGGAGATTTATTATGGAAAGAAGATGAAGGCGATGTTATGGACTTTAAGAGATCTTTAGACGGATCGAAAGTTATAACCATTAAAGGAAAAGGATTATTATCCAATAAGAATGAAATAATGCTGTTCGATGCTAATACAGGAAATTCTATTTGGGATAAATCTTTAACTACAAAAAACATTGTTCTTTTCGAGGATTGGCAAGATAAAATGTTACTTGCGCATTACAAAGGTTTTAATTTTTACGATTACAACACGGGAGAAAAAGTTTGGAAAAAAGATCCTAAAGGGAAAGGTATAAAAAGTGTAATCCCTATCGGAACCGACTTTCTTTATGTTTATGACGATGAAATGATGCTCCTAAATAAAAAGGGAGAAAAAATGTGGAAAAAGGACGTGAAAATTTGTGATGATGAAGAAGACCCTATCTACTTTCTTGAAAAAACAAAAAATGGCCGCGTATTGTACATTACCGCTACATATGCCAATATGGTAGATTACAAAACAGGTGAGAAAATCTGGAGAAAAAACTTAAAACTAAACGAAAAGCGGCCTACGTTTGCCAAATATGATGAAAACTCAGGTAATTTTGTAGTGTACAACGATGAAGAACTCTACAAATTTAACGAAGGGCAAGCGGAACGTCCTGAGCCATACGCAGAAATGAAGCTTAAGGATGAAAAAGATTTGACCAGCTTAGAAATTTTTGAAAACAATGTTACTATTACAGGATTAAGTGAAGTTGTAGGAGTTGACAATAGTGGAAAAATTATTTTTCATAATAAATATAAACAGCCAGGGGAAACAGGCCGATTATTAAAAAATGTTGGATTATCCGTGGCTAATTTTGGTTTCGCTGTTGCCACTGCAACAGTTACAACAGAAACAACCTATAGAGATCCACAGGGGAATGAAGTAAGAAGTGGCTCTAGTGCTGCACTTTTTGGAGAAAACGCTAAGGCTATTGGTGAAGCAGGATATCTAGCCACCGACGTTGCCATGGCTTTTGCACAAGATCGATTTAATGCACTACAAGAAACAAATAAGTACGCCCTGATTTTCGCTAAAGGTGAAAATGGAGAACGTCTTTTGGTTAAAGTAGATAAAGAAACTGGAGAAGAACTAGATAAAGTTATTATAAACGATTTAAAACCTGTTTATGACGTTGATCATGTGAGTGATGATATTTATTACAGCACTGACAACCACGTTAAAATTTTTAAATCAAAGTAA
- a CDS encoding gliding motility-associated protein GldE, which translates to MDPEPSSLISILLFVDTTSIIKLIVLVALLICSALISGAEVAFFSLSQTDVNGIQDTKTTVGNIVVKLLDRPKKLLATILVANNFINIAIVLLFSSLGSFFFGSLQGKILGVVDVRFIVEVVVATFLILLFGEILPKVYASRNKLKFAFFMAYPLNVLDKVFYPLSMPMRSITLFLQEKLGKQRANISIDQLSHALELTSEEDTTIEEQKILQGIVSFGNTDTRQVMQPRIDVFALNEEMKFPEVVREIIKNGYSRIPVYKDHMDNVTGVLYVKDLLPHIDKKEFNWVSLKRDAYFVPENKKLDDLLKEFQEMKNHLAIVVDEYGGTSGLISLEDIIEEIVGDISDEFDDEDLVYSKLDEQNYVFEGKTALKDFYRVIDIEDETQFEENKGESETIAGFVLEIAGSFPKKGEEIIFNNVRFVIEALDKKRIKQIKVTLIEQNEII; encoded by the coding sequence TTGGACCCGGAGCCCTCGAGTTTAATTTCAATATTACTTTTTGTAGACACAACTTCAATCATTAAATTGATAGTTTTAGTCGCCTTACTTATCTGTTCTGCCCTCATTTCTGGGGCGGAAGTAGCTTTCTTTTCGCTTTCGCAAACCGATGTTAACGGCATTCAGGATACCAAAACAACAGTAGGGAATATTGTGGTGAAATTATTGGACAGACCAAAAAAATTATTGGCTACCATTTTAGTTGCCAATAACTTTATAAATATTGCCATAGTTTTACTTTTTAGTTCCCTTGGTTCTTTTTTCTTTGGATCGCTTCAAGGAAAAATCTTGGGTGTGGTAGATGTAAGGTTTATTGTGGAAGTGGTAGTGGCCACTTTTTTAATTTTATTGTTTGGAGAGATTTTACCCAAGGTTTATGCCAGTAGGAATAAGTTGAAGTTTGCTTTTTTCATGGCATACCCTCTAAATGTACTGGATAAGGTTTTCTATCCGTTAAGTATGCCCATGCGATCCATTACGCTATTTTTACAGGAAAAACTTGGGAAACAAAGGGCTAATATTTCTATAGATCAACTTTCCCATGCCTTGGAATTAACTTCTGAAGAAGACACCACTATTGAAGAGCAGAAGATTTTGCAAGGAATAGTTTCCTTTGGAAATACAGACACCCGGCAGGTAATGCAGCCCAGGATAGATGTTTTTGCTTTGAATGAGGAAATGAAGTTTCCAGAGGTCGTTCGTGAAATAATTAAGAACGGTTATTCCAGAATCCCGGTTTACAAAGACCATATGGATAATGTAACTGGAGTTTTATATGTAAAAGACTTGCTGCCGCATATAGATAAAAAGGAGTTCAATTGGGTTTCCTTAAAACGCGATGCTTACTTTGTTCCCGAAAATAAAAAACTCGACGATTTATTAAAGGAGTTCCAAGAAATGAAAAATCACTTGGCCATTGTAGTAGATGAATATGGGGGTACCTCGGGATTGATTTCTTTGGAAGATATTATTGAAGAAATTGTAGGGGATATAAGCGACGAGTTTGATGACGAAGACTTGGTGTACTCCAAATTAGACGAGCAAAATTATGTTTTTGAAGGAAAAACGGCTTTAAAAGACTTTTATCGAGTGATCGATATTGAAGATGAAACACAGTTTGAGGAAAACAAAGGAGAGTCTGAGACCATTGCAGGTTTTGTTTTGGAAATTGCCGGAAGCTTTCCCAAAAAAGGAGAAGAAATTATTTTTAACAACGTTCGGTTCGTTATAGAAGCGTTAGATAAAAAGCGAATCAAACAAATAAAAGTTACCCTCATTGAGCAGAACGAGATTATTTAG
- the gldD gene encoding gliding motility lipoprotein GldD, whose amino-acid sequence MFLLGFFIFSCGEESVPKPKGMLRLEYPKAVYKETENDCPFSFLQNQDAAINVRKDCGMTLQYPKMNASIFITYKPVQDNLDILLRDAQKLTYEHVAKADNIQEQPFVNPEDKVYGMFYQVTGNAASASQFYLTDSISHFVTGSLYFNTKPNYDSVLPAAKYLEEDIRKIMETMSWE is encoded by the coding sequence ATATTTCTACTGGGGTTTTTCATATTTTCCTGTGGTGAGGAATCCGTACCCAAACCTAAGGGAATGTTACGGTTGGAATACCCAAAAGCAGTTTATAAAGAAACAGAAAACGATTGCCCGTTTTCATTTTTACAGAATCAAGACGCTGCTATAAATGTGCGGAAGGATTGTGGAATGACGTTGCAGTACCCCAAAATGAATGCCAGTATTTTTATTACATATAAGCCCGTTCAAGATAATTTGGATATTCTTTTAAGGGATGCTCAAAAACTTACTTACGAACATGTAGCCAAGGCAGACAACATACAGGAACAGCCTTTTGTTAATCCTGAAGACAAGGTTTATGGAATGTTTTACCAAGTAACGGGAAATGCTGCTTCGGCATCTCAATTTTACTTAACCGATAGTATTTCGCATTTCGTTACGGGCTCACTCTACTTTAATACCAAACCCAATTACGACTCCGTACTTCCAGCAGCCAAATATCTAGAAGAAGATATCAGGAAAATTATGGAGACCATGAGTTGGGAATAA